Proteins co-encoded in one Plasmodium reichenowi strain SY57 chromosome 10, whole genome shotgun sequence genomic window:
- a CDS encoding N-acetyltransferase, putative: MFFIKKKKMLSIRKCNIYDLLSMQQCNSINLPENYNLRYYFYHALSWPYLSQIAEDVNGKVCGYSLGKLEEDNEYKGHLTSVAVLKTYRKLKLAFYLILQTHQHLKDIYRANNICLHVRVSNNAALNLYYNLLNYKVNGIETQYYGNKENAYLMEHVFAR, encoded by the coding sequence ttgttttttataaaaaaaaaaaaaatgttatcTATAAGAAAATGTAACATATATGATTTGTTATCCATGCAACAATGTAATAGTATAAATTTACCAGAGAATTATAATTTGagatattatttttaccATGCCTTATCATGGCCATACTTAAGTCAAATTGCTGAAGATGTAAATGGAAAAGTTTGTGGATATTCTTTGGGGAAACTTGAAGAAgataatgaatataaagGTCATTTAACTTCAGTTGCAGttttaaaaacatatagaaaattaaaattagctttttatttaatattacaaaCACATCAACatttaaaagatatttatcgagcaaataatatatgtttacaTGTGAGAGTAAGTAATAACGCTGCTTTAAatctatattataatttattgaATTATAAGGTTAACGGTATAGAAACGCAATATTATGGAAATAAGGAAAATGCCTATTTAATGGAGCACGTTTTTGCAAGGTAG